The sequence below is a genomic window from Qipengyuania flava.
CGATTGCCGCGCAGTGCGCCGAAGCCTGCGGCGCGATGAAGGTCGCCCATGCGATGACGCTCGAATACGCCAAGCAGCGCAAGCAGTTCGGCGTTCCGATCGCATCGTTCCAGGTGCTGCAGCACCGCATGGTCGACATGTACACGGCCTATGAGACGGCCCTGTCGCTGACCTATCTCGCCACGCTGCGCCTCGGCGCGTCGGAGAAGGAGCGCAAGCGTGCGGCTTCGGCCGCCAAGGTCGGCGTGGGCCAGTCGGCCCGCCTGATCGGCCAGGAAGCGATCCAGATCCACGGCGGCAACGGCGTGACCGACGAATACGCCATCGGCCACTACTTCAAGCGCCTGACGATTTTCGAATCCGAGTTCGGCGATGTAGACCATCATCTGAAGCGCCACGTGAAGCTGGCGTAAGAGGACGCGTCCCGGCCGGTCGGGGGGCTGGCCGGACACATTCGGGGGAGAGAGACAATGGCAGCGCGCAACCTGCTGACGGTGGCAATCGTATCGGCGCTCGGGCTGGGCTTTGCCTGGCTGGCGGGCAGCAACAGCGTGTCGCTTGCAGGCTATTCCGCTGTCTTCGTCTGCGCGCTGGTAGCGCTGGCGGTGAACTGGATTGCCTTCATCCCTTCGGCCGCAGCCCAGACCGACCGGCTCTACGACACCATCGGCGCGGTGACCTACCTGTCGGTCCTCGTGACCGCGAGCCTGGCCGCCTGGCCTCTCGACACGCGCGCAATGGTTGTGGCCGTAATGGTCGGCATCTGGACCATCCGCCTCGGCAGCTTCCTCTACCGGCGGATCCACGCAGCAGGCGGGACCGACCAGCGCTTTGCCAAAATCAAGACCGATCCCGCGCGATTCCTCGTCGCCTGGACGCTGCAGGCGCTGTGGGTCATCTTCACCGCCTCGGCCGCGCTGGTCGCGATTACCGCTACCGAAACGCAGCCGCTCGGCCTGGCCTTCTGGCTCGGTGCAGCGCTGTGGGTCCTTGGCTTCACCTTCGAAGTCGTCGCCGACAACCAGAAGAGCGCGTTCAAGGCCGACCCGGCCAACGAAGGCAAGTTCATCAACACGGGCCTGTGGGCCTGGTCGCAGCATCCCAACTACTTCGGGGAGATCACGCTGTGGCTCGGCATCCTGGTGATTGCCTTCCCGCTGCTGTCGGGCTGGTCCTATCTCGCGATCTTCTCGCCCATCTTTGTCACGCTGCTGCTGACCAAGGTGAGCGGGATCAACCTGCTCGATGGCATTGCCAAGTCGCGCTGGGGCGATGATCCGGCCTATCAGGCCTATCGCAAGAACACGCCCGTGCTCATCCCGCGCCCGCCCAAGGGCTAGGCCCGGCGCCCGCCCCGATCAGTGATCCTTGCGCCCGAAGTCCGGGCGCGCATCGTCCTGCCCTTCCTCGATGATCGAGCGACGGATCGCGCGCGTGCGCTCGAACAGGTCGAACAGCGTGTCGCCGTCGCCGTTGCGGATCGCGCGCTGGAGCAGGCTCAGGTCTTCGGTGAAGCGGCCAAGAACTTCGAGCACGGCGTCGCGGTTCGACAGGAAGACGTCGCGCCACATGGTGGGGTTGCTGGCCGCAATGCGCGTGAAATCGCGGAAGCCGCCGGCCGAATACTTGATCACCTCGCCGCGAGTCACATCCTCAAGGTCGCTCGCCGTGCCGACTATGGTGTAGGCGATGAGGTGGGGGATATGACTGGTTACCGCGAGCACGAGGTCGTGGTGGTCGGGTTCCATGATCTCGACCTTGGCGCCGAGCCCTTCCCAGAAGTCCGAGACCGCATCGACTGCGTCCTGCGGCGCGCCTGCGGGCGGGGTGACAATGCACCAGCGGTGGCGGAAGAGTTCGGGAAATCCAGCGTCCGGCCCGCTCTTCTCGGTACCCGCCACCGGGTGGGCGGGGATGACCACGGCCTCGGGCAGGGCGGCGCGCAGCGCATCGCCGACACTGCGCTTGGAGGAGCCGACATCGCTGACAATGGTGCCAGGGCGAATGTGCGGGGCGATTGCCTGTGCCGCATAGCCCATCGCGCCGACCGGGACGCAGAGGATGACGAGGTCGGCCTCGGCGACGGCATCCGCGACGGTATCGCAGACCGTGCCTACAAGGCCGCGCTCGGTTGCGCGCGCCCGCACATCGGCATCGGCGTCCCAGCCGGTTGTCGCGACATCCGGTAGGTTCTCGCGCACCGCCAACCCGATCGAACCCCCTATGAGGCCCAGGCCGATGATCGCGACGCGGGAAATCGTCACGCCGCTTCCCCGCACAGGTCGCGCAGAACTGCGGCAATCTCGTCCATCTGCTTGCCCGTCCCGATCGTGATGCGCAGCGCATGGGGCAGGCCTTGTCCCGGCAGGTGGCGCACGGCGTATCCCGCCTCGCCGATTGCTTCGAGCGCTGCTTCAGCCTTCACCGCGCCTTCGAAGAGGACCAGCAGGAAGTTCGCCTTGCTCGGCACGGCGCGCAGGCCATGGTTGCCGAGCGCCGCGATGGCCTCGGCAAAGCGCGCCCGCTCGATCCGGTTGGCCTCGCGCGAGCGGGAAAGGAAGGCGTGGTCTGCGAGCGCGGCGAGCGCGGCACGCTGTCCGCTCGCAGTTACGTTGAACGGCCCGCGTATGCGGTTGAGCACATCGACGAGGTGCGGCGCGCCGGTTGCCCAACCGATGCGCTCTCCCGCCAGGCCATAGATCTTGGAGAAGGTCCGTGTGACCAGCACGTTCTGGTGCCGCGCGGCAAGGTCGAGTCCGCCGTCGCCCTCTTCGGGTTCGAGGTATTCGGCATAGGCCTGATCGACCACCAGCAGCACGTCGGCGGGAAGCCCCGCATGCAGCCGCTCGACTTCCGTGCGCGGCAGATAGGTGCCGGTCGGATTGTTCGGATTGGCGAGGAAAACGACACGCGTTTTCTCGGTCACCGCCGCCAGCAGGGCATCGACATCGGTGGCGTAATCGTCGTCCGGCGCCTCCACCGGCGTCGCCCCGCAGCGGCGGGCGGCAATGTCGTAGACGGCAAAACTGAAGCGGCTGAAAAGCACCTCGTCGCCCGGCCCGGCGAACCCTTGAGCGGCCAGGTTGAGCAGTTCGTCCGAACCCGTCCCGCATACGATCCGCGCCGGGTCGACGCCGTGGAGTCGCGCGATCGCTGCGCGCAGGGCGTTCGCGTCGGGGTCGGGGTAGGCGGCAGGGGCATGGCCCTGCGCCAGCCCGCCGAGCGCGGCCGGGCTGCAGCCGAGCGGGTTCTCGTTTGCCGAGAGCTTGACCAGCGCGCGGCCGTCCTTGGCCGTGGACTTTCCGGGAACGTAGGCGTGGATGCCCTCGATCCAGGGCTTCATTTCGGGTTTGTCTGCCATTTCAGCTTCGTCGCATGAAAGAAATACGGCCCTTCGACAAGCCGTGGGTGAGCGGATAGAGACAGGGTTTGATTGTTTCACCCCAAGGTCCGATTTGAACGCTCGCTCGCAAACGCTGACACTACCCGCCCCGCTGCCGCTCGACGGCGGCGGCGAGCTGGCGCGCGTCGAGGTCGCATACGAGACCTATGGCGAGCTTAATGAGGACCGTTCGAACGCGATCCTGCTGTGCCACGCGCTGACCGGCGACCAATATGTCGCCTCGCCCCACCCGATTACCGGCAAGCCGGGCTGGTGGGAGCGCATGGTGGGGCCGGGCAAGCCCATCGATACGGACCGCTTCTTCGTCATCTGCGCCAATGTGATCGGCAGCTGCATGGGCTCGACCGGCCCGGCGAGCGAGTCTTCGGACGGCAGCCCCTACGCAATGCGTTTCCCCGTCATCACCATCCGCGACATGGTCCGCGCGCATGTCGGCCTGCTCGATGCGCTGGGAATCGAAACGCTGCACGCCGTGGTCGGCGGATCGATGGGTGGGATGCAGGCGCTCAGCCTTGCAGCCAACTGGCCGGAGCGAGCGGAGCGCGTGTTGGTGATCGCCTCGACCAGCCGTCACTCGGCGCAGAACATCGCGTTTCACGAACTTGGTCGGCAGGCGATCATGGCCGATCCGCGCTGGCACAAGGGCGACTATTACGGCAGCGAAACGCCCGACAACGGGCTCGCCGTGGCGCGCATGGCGGCGCATATCACCTACCTCTCCGAAGAAGCGCTGACCGAGAAATTCGGGCGCAATTTGCAGGACCGCGAGGCCAAGAGCTTCGGCTTCGATGCCGATTTCCAGGTGGAGAGCTATTTGCGCTACCAGGGCAGCGGCTTCACCCAGCGCTTCGATGCAAACAGCTACCTCTACATCACCCGCGCGATGGACTATTTCGACCTTGCCGAGGAGCATGGCGGCAGGCTCGCCGATGCCTTTGCGGGCACCACCGCGCGCTTCTGCCTCGTCAGCTTCGATTCCGACTGGCTCTACCCGACCAGCGAAAGCCGCCACGTAGTCCACGCGCTCAACGCAGCAGGCGCACCGGTGAGCTTCGTCGAACTGTCCGCCCCGCATGGCCATGACAGCTTCCTGCTCGATGTGCCTGCGCTCGACCGCGTGATCGGGGGATTCCTCGGGTGACCCTGCGCCCCGATCTTCAGGTAATCGCCAGCCATGTCGCGCCCTCGAGCCGCGTGCTCGACATTGGCTGCGGCGACGGCGCACTGATGATGGCGCTGCGCGAGAAGGACTGCGACGTACGCGGGATCGAGATCGACGGCGACTGCGTCGAGCGCTGCGTATCGCAAGGCCTTTCTGTGGTGCAGGGCGATGCCGACCGCGATCTCGGCGACTATCCCGACAAGGGCTTCGACTACACCATCCTCAGCCAGACGCTCCAGACCGCCGAACGGCCCGATCGCATGCTCGACGAGCTGCTGCGCGTCGGCACGCGGGCCTTCGTCTCCTTCCCCAATTTCGCCCACTGGCGCACGCGCGCCGCGCTGATGTTCGGCGGGCGCATGCCGGTGACGCGCAGCATTCCGGTGAGCTGGTACGAGACACAGAACATCCACCACGTGACGATCAAGGATTTCCGCGAACTGGCCGAGGCCAAGGGCGCGAAGATCGTCCGCGACTGGTATTTTGCAGGCGAGAAGCCGGTGTCGCGCGCCGGTGCCAACGCCCGCGCGGAATTCGCGGTGTTCGAACTGGCGCGCTGAAGCCTCAGGTTTCTTTTACGGGGATTGCCGCGACCACGGGGTCATGACCCCAGTGGCGCAGCAGCGCGAGAACATCCGCGCCCGCGAGGCCCAGCGTGCCGGTGTTGCGCAAGGGGTGGACGTTGATGCGATCTGCTGACGCGAGGCCCGCATCGAGAACGACCGTGACGCTCCCAGGCTCCGCGTTGATCATCGCAAGCGGCGTGACCGAGCCTGGTGTAATGCCGAGCAGGCTTTCCATCGCGTCGGGCTTGCCGAAACTCACCCGCTTACACCCGATTGCGGCGGGCAGCGCCTTCAGGTCGACGCGCGCCTCTGCGGGCACGGTCACCAGCCAGTAGGCGCCGCCTGCATCTTTCAGGAACAGGTTCTTGGTGTGCGCGCCGGGGATCTCGGCGTCGATTTTCCGGCTTTCCTCGACCGTGAAGACCGCTGCGTGTTCATGCGAAGCGAAAGGGATTGCCAGCGCGCCGAGGTCGGCCAGCAATCCCTTTTCGCCCCTATTCAGCAAGCCTTACGATCCGATGCGATGCAGCGCGCAAAGCTTGTTGCCGTCGGGATCGCGTAGGTAGGCGAGGTACATGCCCGAGCCCGGACGCTCGCCCGGCGGGTCTTCGATCGCGGTTCCGCCGGCTTCCACGCCCGCGGCGTGCCAGGCATCGGCCTGTTCGGGGGTCATGGCAAAGCCGATGGTGCAGCCGTTGCCGGCCGTGGCGGGCTTGCCGTCGATCGGCGGGGTGACAAGGAATGCGCCGCCATTGTGGAGGTACATCAGGCGGCCCTTGTCGTCCTTGATGCCTTCGCGGCCGCCCATGGCCTTGAAGGTGGCGTCGTAGAAGGTCTTGGACCGGTCGATGTCGTTCGAACCGACCATCATGTGACTGTACATGAAACTCTCTCCTTTGGGTTTCGATTCGCCACCTTAAGGGCGGGGGCGGCGCTTACAAGCGGCTTGTCGCTTGCGGTTCAGCTTGCCGGGCCTAGAAGCGCTGCCATGCTTTCGCTTCTTGCCCCGCTCGCCCTTGTCCTCACCCAGGCACCCGCCGCGCAGGCGCTCCCCGAGCTCAACCTCGAGCAGGGCAGCGCGCTCAGGTGTTCGGTCGCTTTCGGGCTGGTCCATCGCGGCCAGCTGGGCGGCGATCCGGCGATGGCGGCCTATCCCGTGATGGCCGAGCGCGGACAGGAATTCTTCGTGCGCACCGCCGCGCAGCTGATGGATGACCTCGATATCGACCGAACCACGATCATGGGGCTGGTCGAACGCGAGAGCGCCGAGTTCGCCGCAGCGCCGCAGCGCCTTGGCGAGGTCATGCCCGCCTGCCTCATGATGCTGGACGCTGCCGGGCTTTGATCCCCGCGCAAATGTTCCACCGCTAAATTAGCGCCTTGCCCACCCGCGCTGGTGGACGCGGCGCCCCGGCTTGTGGCAAGGCCGCAGGTCCCATGTGGCAGCTATACCAATTTCCCCTGTGCCCTTTCAGCCGCAAGCTGCGCCTGCTGATGGGCGAGAAGAACATCGCCTACGAACTGGTGCGCGAGTACCCGTGGGAAGGGCGCGACGGCTTCTGGCAACTGAACCCGGCCGGGCGCACCCCGGTGCTGCACGATGCGGGGCGCAAGGTCGCGCTGTCGGACAGCCAGGCGATCTGCGAGTTTCTCGAAGAGACGGTCGAGCGCAATCCGATGATCAACGGATCGGCTTTGCAGCGCGCCGAAATCCGCCGGCTGGTGGCGCTGTTCGACGACAATTTCTACGCCGATGTGACCGAGCCCGCGCTCTACGAGAAGATGAAGAAGCGTCTGGTTCTGCGCCAGTCGCCCGACGGACAGGTGCTGCGCCAGATGAGCCGGATGCTGCATGGCCACCTCGACTATATCGACTGGCTGGTCGACACGCGCCAATGGCTCGCGGGGCCGCAGCTGAGCCTCGCCGACCTGACCTGCGCGGCGCATCTCTCGGTGGTCGATTACTTGGGCGCGGTGGACTGGAAAGGCCACGAACAGGCGCGCGACTGGTACATGGTCGTCAAGAGCCGCCCCAGCTTCCGCCCGCTGCTGAGCGAGAAGATGGAAGGCCTGCCCCCGCCGCGAGAATACGCTTCGCTCGACCTTTAATGGTCAGTTTGCGGAGGCGATGGGGAGAACAGCCCTCTTCGCTTAGCAAGTGCGTAGAGTAGGGCCCCAAGCGCCAAGGTCGTGGCCACGCCGAGCACCCTTTCGTCCAAAGAAAATTGTGCTTTGAAAGTAAGTAGAGCGATATTTGCCGTCAGCGGTATCGAGATCGCGAGGCGGGCAGCCAAGCGTTTGCCTTTTGATCGGGCCAATAGGCCGTAGATGAGCCCACCGAACACAAGCATGTTCATCGTTACTGAAAATACGATTTCGAAGTGCGAGGTCATTTCACCTCAATAGATGAGACCGCTTGATCTTCCAAACGTCTTGCTTCCGAAGCGCATTTTAGCCTTGATACGGCATCACCTTTGACAAACCGGGCAGAACCACGTGCTGCGCCCGCCCTGCACGATGCGGCGGATCGTGCCGCCGTCCTCGTGGTGGCAGGGCTCGCCCTCGCGGCCGTAGACGTGGAAGCGGGTGGCGAAATAGCCCAGCTCGCCGTCGGGCTGGGCGAAATCGCGCAGGGTGCTGCCGCCGTCGCGGATGGAGCGCTCCAGTACATCCTTGATCGCGGGGACGAGGCGGCGGAGCTGCGGCATGGTCACCTTGCCGCCGGCCTTTCGCGGGTGAATCCCTGAATGCCACAGCGCCTCGCAGACATAGATATTGCCGAGGCCCGCCACGATCCGCTGGTCCAGTAGCAGCAGCTTGATAGCCTGCTTGCGGCCCCTCGTGGCTGCGCGCAAATGCTCCGCCGTCAGCGCCTCGCCCAGCGGCTCCGGTCCCAGCGCGGCGAAGGGCGGCCACAGGTCCAGTTCGGGCGCGAGCAGCAGGTCGACCGATCCGAAGCGCCGCGGATCGTTCAGCGCAAAGACGTTGCGCGCGGTCTCGATCACGAGATGGTCGTGCTTGTCCGCCTCCTCCGGATCGATCCGCCACCGCCCGCTCATGCCGAGGTGGAAAACCATCGCGTGGTCGCGGTCGGTATGGATCAGCCCGTATTTCGCCCTGCGCGACAGGCCCGAAACGGTCGCACCGGTCAGCGCCTGCACCAGGTCGGGTGGAAAGGGACGGCGCATATCCGGTCGGTTCACGCGCACCGAGACGATGCGCTCGCCCTCAAGAAAGCGCGCGAGGCCGCGGACGGTGGTTTCGACTTCGGGTAACTCGGGCAATTCCTGATTTTCCGGCGAGTGGCGGGGTGTCGCAGGAGAAAATGGCAGATCGCCGGATGCCGCGCCAGCCCTCACCCCCACCCGGCCACCCATCAGTATAATTCCGTGGGTGGCCGGGTGGGGGTGAGGGCTGGTGCCGAAGGGACGGACGGATGTCCGGCCCGCACGTAACAAGGACTCCCTCTAACACCCTTTGCGCTTGGCTCAATTCCCCCTAAGGCCCTTGCCCATGAACGACACCGTTTCCTTCGGCTACGAAGACATCGACGCATCGGAAAAGACCGGCCGCGTGGGCGAAGTCTTTTCGAGCGTTGCCGCCAAATACGACATCATGAACGATGCCATGTCGGGCGGCATGCATCGCTTGTGGAAGAACCGCTTCGTCAGCCGAGTGAAGCCGCAGCCCGGCGAGCAGATCCTCGACATGGCCGGCGGCACGGGCGACATCGCCTTCCGCATGGCGACACGCGGCGCGAGCGTTACCGTCTCCGACATCAACCAGGACATGCTCGACGTCGGCATCGAACGCGCGATGGATCGCGGGATCGACGGGTTGGTATGGTCTCGTCAGAACGCCGAGGAGCTGACCTTCTCCAGCCGCACTTTCGATGCCTACACCATCGTTTTCGGCATCCGGAACGTGACCTTCATCGACAAGGCCCTTCGCGAGGCGCACCGCGTGCTGAAGTTCGGCGGGCGCTTCTATTGCATGGAATTCAGCCAGACCGACTGGCCCGGCTTCAAGGAAATCTACGACCTCTATTCGCACAAGGTCATGCCGCAGATCGGCAAGGCGATCGCCAACGACGAGGACAGCTATCGCTACCTTGCCGAGTCCATCCGCCGCTTCCCCAAGCCGCCCGTGTTCGAAGCGATGATCCGCGATGCGGGCTTCGTGAACACGCGTGTCGAATCGATCCTCGGCGGCGCGGTGAACATCCATTCGGGGTGGAAGGTTTAGGGACTTGGCTCGTCCTTCGACGCATATCTTCCGCCTCCTGAAGTGGGGGCGCACGCTCGCAAGGCACGGCGCTTTGCGGGGCATCGAGCGCGACCCGAACACGCCGCCGCCGGTCAAGCGGCTGGCGCGCATCGCCCGTTTCGGCACGATCCAGCCGAAGGAGCCCGACTACGCCGGCGCATTTCGCGAGATCGGTCCCGCCGCGATCAAGCTCGGCCAGACGCTGGCGACGCGGCCCGACCTTGTGGGCGAGGATGCGGCGCGCAACCTGCTCAAGCTGCAGGATGATTTGCCGCCGGTCGGTTTCGACCAGATCAGGACCGCAATCGAGGCGAGCTTCGAGCAGCCGCTCGAGAATCTCTATTCGGAATTCGATGCCGAACCGGTCGGCGCGGCGTCGATCGCGCAGGTCCACCGTGCGGTAACGACCGAAGGCAAGAAGGTGGCCGTCAAGGTTCTGCGTCCCGGCGTGCGCGAACAGTTCGCCAAGGACATCGACACCTACGAATGGGCCGCCGCCCATGTCGAGGCGATGGGCGGGGAAGCCGCGCGCCTGCGCCCGCGGCTGGTCATCGCCAATTTCAAGCGCTGGACCAATCGGGAGCTCGATCTCCGGCGCGAGGCGGCCAGCGCCTCGGAACTGGCCGAGCACATGATCGGCACGGAAGGCTATGAAGTCCCCGGCATCGACTGGGACCGCACCAATGGCCGGGTGATGACCGTCGACTGGATCGACGGGATCAAGATCAGCAACACAGAGGCCATCCGCGCCGCTGGCCACGATACCGAAGAGCTGGCGAGCCGCCTCGTCCTCGCCTTCCTCAAGCAGGCCATCGCGGCGGGCTTCTTCCACGCCGACATGCACCAGGGGAATCTGTTCGTGAAAGCGGACGGGACCATCGCCGCGATCGATTTCGGTATCATGGGCCGCATCGACCGGCGCGCGCGCATGTGGCTGGCGGAAATCCTCTACGGGCTGACGACGGGCAACTACAAACGCGTCGCCGAAATCCATTTCGAGGCGCAATATGTGCCGAGCTATCACGACGTGAACGAGTTCGCGACCGCGCTGCGCGCCGTGGGCGAGCCGATGCGCGGCAAGCCGGTGAGCGAGCTTTCGGTCGGCCAGATGCTCGATGGGCTCTTCGCCATCACGCGCGATTTCGACATGCAGACTCAGCCGCACCTGCTTCTGCTGCAGAAAACCATGGTGATGGTCGAAGGCATCGCCACGCAGCTCAATCCCAAGATCAACATGTGGGACACCAGTGCGCCCTATGTGCGCAGCTGGATCCGCGACGAGCTGGGCCCGGAAGCCGCCATTGCCGACCGCATCCGCGAGGACACGGAGACGCTGCTGCGCATCCCGGACCTCGTCCGCCGGATCGAGGACCGCTTCCCGGCCAAGGGCGGCGCACCCGAACCGCCGCCGCTGCCGGACATCGAATTGATGTGGGAAAAGCGCCGTGAGACGGCGCGCTCGCGCGGCTGGCTGGGCTATGCCCTCGCGGCAGGTGCAGGGGGTCTCGCAGCATGGATAGCGATAGCGCAAGGGTTGATCGGCTGACGGACGCCAAGGCGGCGCCCGCCTGGGACCGCTTCGCCCATTGGGGCGCCTGGCCCGCGCGCATCCTGCTTGCTGCCGTCGCAGCGCTGCTGGTGCTCGCAGCGCTCACCCCGCTCACCGCGAGCATGGACGGCGAACCGGCGGAGGTCCCGTCGATCACGCAGGAGACACTCGCCGAAGACGCCGAACCCCCGCGCGACGATGACCTCGCGCTTTACGACCGGATTATCGAACGGCTTAAGGGCGGCGAGAACTATTACGATTTCGTGGTCGAGGAGCAGCGCGCCAGCGATTACCCCGTGCGCCCCGGCCTCGCCGTGCGCCTGCCCACACTCGCGCATATCTACGCCTGGCTGGGCGAGGGGCTGATGATCCCGCTGGCGGTTGTGCTGATGGGCGCGACCGTATGGGCCTGGTGGCGCCGGCTGGGCGAAGAACCGGGCGGCAAGCGCATGCAGAGGATCGGCGCAGCGCTGATGTTCATGGGCGCCTCGCTCGGCCTCAACCGCTACTATTTCGTGCTGCACGAGCTGTGGGCCGGGATGCTGATCGCGCTCGCTTTCGGCCTGCACAGGCCGGGGCGCTGGGGCTGGTCGCTGGCGGTCGCAGCGCTGGCCGTCGCCATTCGCGAACACGCTCTGCCTTTCGTGCTGCTGATGGGCGCAATGGCCGCCTGGCGCCGCGACTGGAAGGAGGCGGCGGCCTGGGGCGCTCTGGTACTCGCCTTCTTCGCCGCGCTCGCCTGGCACCTGTCGCTGGTGACGCCGCAGACCCTGCCGAGCGATCCGGAAAGCCCCGACTGGCTGGTGCTGCGCGGGCTGGCGGGGTGGCTCGGCAATATCGTGCTGAGCTCCAACCTGCGCTTCCTCCCGCATGAAATCGCCGGGCCGCTGGTCGTGCTGATGGTGCTGGGCTGGGCCGGCTGGAAATCGAGCGCGGGGACCACCGGCACGCTGCTCTACCTTGGCTACGGCCTCGCCTTCATGATCGCGGGCCGGGCGAACAACTTCTACTGGGGTGCGGTCGTCGCGCCGGCGATGTTCATGGGACTGGCCTTCCTGCCCATGGCGCTTCGCTCGCTGATCACCTCGGCGCGGGGCAATTCGTGACCCTTCCCGAGCGCCCGCTCGCCCGCCTGCCGCGCTGGGCAGCGCTGGCCCTGCTGGCGGCGACTTTGCTCGCCTGCCTGTGGAACGGCTTTGCCCTCGAGGCGCGCGACACCGCGCATGAGGCGGATATCGAGCAGCGCCTCGAACGCGGCGAACGGGTCGACATGGACCTCTACCGCGAAATCAACGCGCGCCTTGCGCAGGGCGAAGGCTATTACGAGGCAGCGGCCGCCGAACACCGCGACTTTGCCATGCCGACCAGTCCCTTCGTCACCGTGCGAACACCGGTGCTGGCCTGGGGGACGGCGCTCTGGGGCGCCGATGGCTGGCGCACGATAGCGCTGCTGCTGTGGGCTGCGAACATCCTCGCCTGGTTTG
It includes:
- a CDS encoding DUF1295 domain-containing protein; the protein is MAARNLLTVAIVSALGLGFAWLAGSNSVSLAGYSAVFVCALVALAVNWIAFIPSAAAQTDRLYDTIGAVTYLSVLVTASLAAWPLDTRAMVVAVMVGIWTIRLGSFLYRRIHAAGGTDQRFAKIKTDPARFLVAWTLQALWVIFTASAALVAITATETQPLGLAFWLGAALWVLGFTFEVVADNQKSAFKADPANEGKFINTGLWAWSQHPNYFGEITLWLGILVIAFPLLSGWSYLAIFSPIFVTLLLTKVSGINLLDGIAKSRWGDDPAYQAYRKNTPVLIPRPPKG
- a CDS encoding prephenate/arogenate dehydrogenase family protein, yielding MTISRVAIIGLGLIGGSIGLAVRENLPDVATTGWDADADVRARATERGLVGTVCDTVADAVAEADLVILCVPVGAMGYAAQAIAPHIRPGTIVSDVGSSKRSVGDALRAALPEAVVIPAHPVAGTEKSGPDAGFPELFRHRWCIVTPPAGAPQDAVDAVSDFWEGLGAKVEIMEPDHHDLVLAVTSHIPHLIAYTIVGTASDLEDVTRGEVIKYSAGGFRDFTRIAASNPTMWRDVFLSNRDAVLEVLGRFTEDLSLLQRAIRNGDGDTLFDLFERTRAIRRSIIEEGQDDARPDFGRKDH
- the hisC gene encoding histidinol-phosphate transaminase, with amino-acid sequence MADKPEMKPWIEGIHAYVPGKSTAKDGRALVKLSANENPLGCSPAALGGLAQGHAPAAYPDPDANALRAAIARLHGVDPARIVCGTGSDELLNLAAQGFAGPGDEVLFSRFSFAVYDIAARRCGATPVEAPDDDYATDVDALLAAVTEKTRVVFLANPNNPTGTYLPRTEVERLHAGLPADVLLVVDQAYAEYLEPEEGDGGLDLAARHQNVLVTRTFSKIYGLAGERIGWATGAPHLVDVLNRIRGPFNVTASGQRAALAALADHAFLSRSREANRIERARFAEAIAALGNHGLRAVPSKANFLLVLFEGAVKAEAALEAIGEAGYAVRHLPGQGLPHALRITIGTGKQMDEIAAVLRDLCGEAA
- the metX gene encoding homoserine O-acetyltransferase MetX translates to MNARSQTLTLPAPLPLDGGGELARVEVAYETYGELNEDRSNAILLCHALTGDQYVASPHPITGKPGWWERMVGPGKPIDTDRFFVICANVIGSCMGSTGPASESSDGSPYAMRFPVITIRDMVRAHVGLLDALGIETLHAVVGGSMGGMQALSLAANWPERAERVLVIASTSRHSAQNIAFHELGRQAIMADPRWHKGDYYGSETPDNGLAVARMAAHITYLSEEALTEKFGRNLQDREAKSFGFDADFQVESYLRYQGSGFTQRFDANSYLYITRAMDYFDLAEEHGGRLADAFAGTTARFCLVSFDSDWLYPTSESRHVVHALNAAGAPVSFVELSAPHGHDSFLLDVPALDRVIGGFLG
- the metW gene encoding methionine biosynthesis protein MetW — translated: MTLRPDLQVIASHVAPSSRVLDIGCGDGALMMALREKDCDVRGIEIDGDCVERCVSQGLSVVQGDADRDLGDYPDKGFDYTILSQTLQTAERPDRMLDELLRVGTRAFVSFPNFAHWRTRAALMFGGRMPVTRSIPVSWYETQNIHHVTIKDFRELAEAKGAKIVRDWYFAGEKPVSRAGANARAEFAVFELAR
- a CDS encoding prolyl-tRNA synthetase associated domain-containing protein, whose protein sequence is MLADLGALAIPFASHEHAAVFTVEESRKIDAEIPGAHTKNLFLKDAGGAYWLVTVPAEARVDLKALPAAIGCKRVSFGKPDAMESLLGITPGSVTPLAMINAEPGSVTVVLDAGLASADRINVHPLRNTGTLGLAGADVLALLRHWGHDPVVAAIPVKET
- a CDS encoding VOC family protein, translating into MYSHMMVGSNDIDRSKTFYDATFKAMGGREGIKDDKGRLMYLHNGGAFLVTPPIDGKPATAGNGCTIGFAMTPEQADAWHAAGVEAGGTAIEDPPGERPGSGMYLAYLRDPDGNKLCALHRIGS
- a CDS encoding glutathione S-transferase family protein, whose translation is MWQLYQFPLCPFSRKLRLLMGEKNIAYELVREYPWEGRDGFWQLNPAGRTPVLHDAGRKVALSDSQAICEFLEETVERNPMINGSALQRAEIRRLVALFDDNFYADVTEPALYEKMKKRLVLRQSPDGQVLRQMSRMLHGHLDYIDWLVDTRQWLAGPQLSLADLTCAAHLSVVDYLGAVDWKGHEQARDWYMVVKSRPSFRPLLSEKMEGLPPPREYASLDL
- the mutM gene encoding bifunctional DNA-formamidopyrimidine glycosylase/DNA-(apurinic or apyrimidinic site) lyase, encoding MPELPEVETTVRGLARFLEGERIVSVRVNRPDMRRPFPPDLVQALTGATVSGLSRRAKYGLIHTDRDHAMVFHLGMSGRWRIDPEEADKHDHLVIETARNVFALNDPRRFGSVDLLLAPELDLWPPFAALGPEPLGEALTAEHLRAATRGRKQAIKLLLLDQRIVAGLGNIYVCEALWHSGIHPRKAGGKVTMPQLRRLVPAIKDVLERSIRDGGSTLRDFAQPDGELGYFATRFHVYGREGEPCHHEDGGTIRRIVQGGRSTWFCPVCQR
- a CDS encoding class I SAM-dependent methyltransferase, with amino-acid sequence MNDTVSFGYEDIDASEKTGRVGEVFSSVAAKYDIMNDAMSGGMHRLWKNRFVSRVKPQPGEQILDMAGGTGDIAFRMATRGASVTVSDINQDMLDVGIERAMDRGIDGLVWSRQNAEELTFSSRTFDAYTIVFGIRNVTFIDKALREAHRVLKFGGRFYCMEFSQTDWPGFKEIYDLYSHKVMPQIGKAIANDEDSYRYLAESIRRFPKPPVFEAMIRDAGFVNTRVESILGGAVNIHSGWKV